Proteins from one Patescibacteria group bacterium genomic window:
- a CDS encoding fibronectin type III domain-containing protein produces the protein MNLIKITIKYLLVVLMVLSPSLASAEMRSNSYILNENVNHSFNGPIISGVSHSVSGVDVTVAFVTNVIADAFVIYNTDPAFIDSMEQGTSIKSGTSHNIALKGLLADTTYYYRVRSERVNGGVSTDITSRSFVTGHGLEAETVVPVSGGGTLIIDKTDKIAPIISNVQINIVDEASLSMSWDTNEEATSFGEYGETQQYGNTSGLWDKVIKHVVILKNLQPELIYHLRPVSSDGWGNVAYGEDQIFNTVAGKKVEGEFIASTSEENKAMEINQSVLAEAAKRMMSFVQRLFPQATLNDKSTLGEITTIEELSRFIPAPILSGEPRIEAGSDRATIFWITDIDASSQIAISPDADYKNRKGELYIQVVGDAQNLSQNHSVQIFGLQADTAYHYQLRSKASFGPMAFSRDFTFRTIDDGVKIVSFLTQIKNDQAASIKWVTNKEANSAIQYAPYHDNLVALDEVKIIKNDEYNIIHEIDVNDFQAGVFYDVEIISVDKKGNTVKEKLDRFSTQENDLPPEISNIKTNSTVFIDRNNKTQTVISWLTNEPTSAQIFYQEGVHGAGGELSESTDVNNNFTKEHIFVITKFKPGTVYSFQIRAIDSGGNEVLSKINTFMTAKNKESIIQVIIKILEDTFGWVKKLM, from the coding sequence ATGAATCTAATAAAAATTACAATTAAATATTTGCTAGTTGTGTTGATGGTGTTATCTCCATCTTTAGCTTCGGCTGAAATGCGGAGCAATAGTTATATTCTTAATGAGAACGTGAACCATAGTTTTAATGGGCCGATTATTTCTGGTGTGAGTCATTCTGTTTCTGGTGTCGATGTGACGGTAGCATTTGTGACCAATGTGATTGCTGATGCTTTTGTAATTTATAACACTGATCCGGCTTTTATTGATAGCATGGAGCAAGGTACGAGCATTAAGAGTGGTACAAGTCACAATATTGCGTTAAAGGGTTTATTGGCTGATACGACTTATTATTATCGTGTTCGCTCTGAGCGGGTAAATGGAGGGGTGTCGACTGATATAACTTCGCGTAGTTTTGTGACTGGACATGGACTGGAAGCAGAGACTGTAGTACCTGTTAGTGGCGGTGGAACATTGATTATTGATAAAACTGATAAGATAGCACCGATTATAAGCAATGTGCAAATAAATATTGTTGATGAAGCTAGTTTGAGTATGTCTTGGGACACAAATGAGGAGGCGACGAGTTTTGGCGAGTATGGAGAAACACAGCAATATGGAAATACTAGTGGATTATGGGACAAGGTGATTAAGCATGTCGTGATATTGAAAAATCTGCAACCAGAATTAATTTACCATCTTCGACCAGTGTCGAGTGATGGGTGGGGCAATGTTGCTTATGGTGAAGATCAGATTTTTAATACCGTAGCTGGTAAAAAAGTTGAGGGTGAATTTATTGCGTCTACCAGTGAAGAAAATAAGGCAATGGAAATAAACCAAAGTGTATTAGCGGAAGCAGCGAAACGAATGATGAGTTTTGTTCAGCGCTTATTTCCGCAAGCGACGTTGAATGATAAATCAACCCTGGGTGAAATAACAACTATTGAAGAGTTGTCTCGATTTATTCCCGCCCCCATTTTATCGGGTGAACCAAGAATTGAAGCGGGATCGGATAGGGCGACAATCTTTTGGATAACTGATATTGATGCATCTTCGCAAATAGCTATTTCGCCTGATGCAGACTATAAAAACAGAAAAGGTGAATTATATATTCAGGTTGTTGGTGACGCACAGAATTTAAGTCAGAATCATAGTGTTCAAATTTTTGGCTTACAAGCGGATACGGCTTATCATTATCAATTGCGTAGTAAGGCGAGTTTTGGGCCAATGGCGTTTTCTCGTGATTTTACTTTTCGAACGATTGATGATGGAGTAAAAATTGTTAGTTTTTTGACACAGATTAAAAATGATCAGGCTGCTTCAATAAAATGGGTTACAAATAAAGAAGCAAATAGTGCAATTCAATATGCGCCCTATCACGACAATCTAGTTGCCTTGGATGAAGTAAAAATAATCAAAAATGATGAGTATAATATAATTCATGAAATTGATGTTAATGATTTTCAGGCTGGTGTATTTTATGATGTGGAAATAATCAGTGTTGATAAAAAAGGCAACACGGTGAAGGAGAAACTGGATCGTTTTTCAACCCAGGAAAATGATTTGCCTCCGGAGATATCTAATATAAAAACTAATTCCACGGTGTTTATTGATAGAAATAATAAAACGCAAACCGTTATTTCTTGGTTGACCAATGAGCCAACTAGCGCACAAATTTTTTACCAAGAAGGTGTACATGGAGCAGGAGGAGAATTAAGTGAGAGTACAGATGTTAATAATAATTTTACCAAAGAACATATTTTTGTTATTACCAAGTTTAAGCCGGGAACTGTTTATAGTTTTCAGATAAGGGCGATTGATTCTGGCGGAAACGAGGTGTTGTCAAAAATTAACACTTTTATGACGGCGAAAAACAAAGAATCAATTATTCAAGTAATAATTAAAATATTGGAAGACACCTTTGGTTGGGTGAAGAAGCTAATGTAG
- a CDS encoding helix-turn-helix domain-containing protein, producing MFKNDDILTIEEVAAVLKVSKRTVYRWIDNKELKVARIGRKTYRVFESDLKSFVKKFM from the coding sequence ATGTTTAAAAACGACGACATTCTGACAATTGAAGAAGTCGCTGCAGTCCTTAAGGTTTCCAAGAGGACTGTTTATCGTTGGATAGATAATAAGGAATTAAAAGTAGCCCGGATTGGTCGCAAGACTTACCGGGTTTTTGAGTCTGATTTAAAAAGCTTCGTTAAGAAGTTTATGTAG